One window of the Desulfovibrio aminophilus genome contains the following:
- a CDS encoding 4Fe-4S binding protein has translation MTLKDVYARIREIGCLSFTTLDGGTPHSRIAHVCGCDDAGLYFLTMSVKPFYRQLKANGNVALCGIFPSGRPSGTNRAGQPAFEPGYTLRITGQAGEVPLAEIEAGAAAGDATFRYVLEDRARYPDIRLFRLHRGRGEIFDYDFEMERRDHKLLRTRFSFGGETHEEPGCRITEACTGCGACAEVCTFKAVIPGEPYRIDGSRCDECGSCLLACPAGAVEPPRTI, from the coding sequence ATGACCCTGAAGGACGTTTACGCGCGCATCCGCGAGATCGGCTGCCTGAGCTTCACCACCCTGGACGGCGGAACCCCGCACAGCCGGATCGCCCACGTCTGCGGCTGCGACGACGCGGGGCTCTATTTCCTGACCATGAGCGTCAAGCCGTTCTACCGGCAGTTGAAGGCGAACGGGAACGTCGCCCTTTGCGGCATCTTCCCCTCCGGCCGCCCCAGCGGAACGAACCGCGCGGGCCAGCCCGCGTTCGAGCCCGGCTACACGCTGCGGATCACGGGCCAGGCCGGGGAGGTTCCCCTGGCCGAGATCGAGGCCGGGGCCGCCGCGGGCGACGCGACCTTCCGCTATGTCCTGGAGGACCGCGCCCGCTATCCCGACATCCGCCTGTTCCGCCTGCACCGGGGCAGGGGCGAGATCTTCGACTACGACTTCGAGATGGAGCGCCGGGACCACAAGCTGCTGCGGACCCGCTTCTCCTTCGGCGGCGAGACGCACGAGGAGCCCGGCTGCCGGATCACGGAGGCCTGCACGGGCTGCGGGGCCTGCGCCGAGGTCTGCACCTTCAAGGCCGTGATTCCGGGCGAGCCCTACCGCATCGACGGCTCGCGCTGCGACGAGTGCGGCAGCTGCCTCCTGGCCTGTCCGGCCGGGGCCGTCGAACCGCCCAGGACGATCTAG